From the genome of Thermodesulfobacteriota bacterium, one region includes:
- a CDS encoding CusA/CzcA family heavy metal efflux RND transporter — MIAKIIEYSARNKFVIFLMVFISLAWGYWALKNTPLDAIPDLSDTQVIIYTEWAGRSPDLVEDQITYPISSTLLAAPQVQAVRGFSYLGSSFIYVIFKEGTNIYWARSRVLEYLQAVKNKIPADVNPILGPDATSLGWGFSYAVVDETGRHDLSELRSVQDYNIKLAIESVPGVSQTASIGGFVKQYQVTIDPNRLLAYNIPITKVMEAIRKSNRDVEGRVLEMSGVEYMVRGRGYIKNLRDLEDVSLGTNSAGTPIYLKDVAHVQFGPEIRRGMAELDGKGEVSGGIVVVRFGENVLSVIERVKEKINKDIAPSLPEGVKIVTTYDRSDLINRSIDTLKDEIIKLAVAVGVVCIIFLFHLPSALVVILTLPVAIIMSFICMYYLGVTSNIMSLSGIAIAIGAMVDASIIMVENAHKKLEEWEAQGRPGNRTEVIIDAAREVGPSLFFSLLVITVGFLPVFTLQAQAGRLFKPLAYTKTFAMLFSSFLAITLTPVLMTLFIKGKIRPEEKNPISIILHKLYEPVAVFVLRFRKTVIIAAAIILILTVYPFTKLGSEFMPPLYEGTLFYMPVTMPGASISEVSKLLQIQDKILKKIPEVAQVFGKAGRAETATDPAPLEMFETVINLKPESGWREGMTVEKLKDEMNDALTIPGIANSFTMPIKARIDMLATGIRTPVGIKILGQNLEEIEKIGLAIEHHIKDIPGTRSVYAERVTTGYFLDIVIKKNEAARYGLTVDDIGEVIQVAIGGMNLTTTVEGRERYPVNIRYSRELRNDVEKLRRVLVPVMMANRPVAQSAAGMSGSPGPLQIPLGELADIRIVKGPTAIKSEEGLLTSYVYVDYSGRDVGGYVDEAKKKVASLKIPEGYRLSWSGEYEYLIKTHERLKLVIPLTLFIIFILIYFNTKSVTKTAIVLLAVPFSLVGSFWLLYLLNYNMSIAVWVGIIALAGLDAETGVVMLLYLDLAYEKWKKGGRMNNVFDLKEAIMYGAVKRIRPKIMTVSVILAGLIPIMFSQGTGADVMKRIAAPMVGGVTTSTILELAIYPAIYMIWKGREFKKIRP; from the coding sequence ATGATTGCAAAGATAATTGAATATAGTGCCCGGAATAAGTTTGTCATCTTTCTGATGGTGTTCATCTCCCTCGCCTGGGGTTACTGGGCGTTGAAGAATACGCCGTTGGACGCCATCCCGGACCTGAGCGACACCCAGGTCATCATCTACACGGAATGGGCAGGTCGGAGTCCCGACCTTGTGGAAGACCAGATCACCTATCCCATTTCCTCCACCCTCCTTGCCGCCCCTCAGGTGCAGGCAGTCAGAGGGTTTTCCTATCTTGGCAGCTCATTCATCTATGTTATTTTCAAGGAGGGGACGAATATCTACTGGGCGAGAAGCCGGGTGCTGGAGTATCTCCAGGCTGTCAAAAACAAGATCCCTGCCGATGTAAACCCCATCCTGGGGCCCGATGCAACGAGCCTGGGATGGGGGTTTTCATACGCCGTGGTTGATGAAACAGGTCGGCATGATCTTTCGGAGCTTCGCTCTGTTCAGGACTACAACATAAAACTCGCCATTGAAAGCGTCCCCGGTGTTTCTCAAACAGCCAGCATCGGCGGATTCGTCAAGCAATACCAGGTCACCATCGATCCAAACCGGCTTCTTGCCTACAATATCCCGATTACAAAAGTGATGGAGGCGATCCGAAAGAGCAACCGGGACGTGGAAGGCAGGGTTCTGGAGATGTCGGGTGTGGAATACATGGTAAGAGGCAGGGGATACATAAAAAACCTCAGGGATCTGGAAGATGTCTCTCTGGGAACGAACAGTGCGGGAACCCCCATTTATTTGAAAGATGTGGCCCATGTTCAGTTCGGACCGGAAATCAGGAGAGGCATGGCAGAACTGGACGGTAAGGGAGAAGTCTCGGGTGGTATTGTCGTCGTGCGCTTCGGTGAGAATGTCCTTTCTGTTATTGAGCGGGTAAAAGAGAAGATCAACAAAGACATTGCCCCAAGCCTTCCCGAAGGGGTGAAGATAGTCACTACGTATGACAGGTCAGACCTGATCAATCGTTCCATCGATACCTTGAAAGATGAGATCATCAAGCTGGCGGTGGCGGTCGGTGTTGTCTGCATTATTTTTCTATTCCATCTGCCCAGTGCCCTGGTTGTAATTCTCACATTACCCGTTGCGATCATTATGTCGTTTATATGCATGTACTATCTTGGAGTCACGTCAAATATCATGAGTTTGAGCGGTATTGCTATCGCCATTGGAGCCATGGTCGATGCCTCCATCATCATGGTAGAAAACGCCCACAAGAAGCTGGAAGAATGGGAAGCACAAGGAAGACCGGGAAACAGGACAGAAGTGATTATCGATGCAGCCAGGGAAGTCGGACCTTCTCTCTTTTTTTCCCTTCTGGTGATCACCGTGGGATTCCTTCCCGTATTCACATTGCAGGCACAGGCGGGCAGATTGTTCAAACCGCTGGCATACACGAAAACGTTTGCCATGCTTTTTTCATCATTCCTTGCCATTACCCTGACGCCGGTATTGATGACTCTCTTTATAAAGGGGAAGATAAGACCAGAAGAAAAAAATCCTATTAGTATCATTCTTCATAAGCTCTATGAACCTGTTGCTGTATTTGTCCTCAGATTTAGAAAGACGGTTATTATCGCTGCCGCCATTATTCTGATACTGACCGTTTATCCCTTTACGAAGCTGGGGTCGGAATTTATGCCCCCCCTTTACGAAGGGACCCTTTTTTACATGCCGGTGACCATGCCCGGGGCATCTATTTCCGAAGTCTCCAAACTATTGCAGATACAGGATAAAATCCTGAAAAAAATCCCGGAGGTTGCCCAGGTTTTCGGAAAGGCTGGCAGGGCGGAAACCGCGACAGATCCCGCCCCCCTTGAGATGTTCGAGACGGTGATCAACCTGAAACCGGAATCCGGGTGGCGCGAAGGAATGACAGTGGAAAAACTCAAGGACGAGATGAACGATGCGCTTACGATACCGGGTATCGCAAATTCCTTTACCATGCCGATCAAGGCCCGCATTGACATGCTTGCCACGGGGATCAGGACTCCTGTGGGGATCAAGATTTTAGGGCAGAACCTCGAAGAAATAGAAAAGATAGGACTTGCCATAGAGCATCATATCAAGGATATTCCGGGAACCCGTAGTGTTTACGCGGAGAGGGTCACGACTGGCTACTTTCTGGATATCGTTATTAAGAAGAACGAGGCAGCGCGATATGGTTTGACGGTAGATGATATCGGGGAAGTGATCCAGGTCGCCATCGGGGGTATGAACCTGACCACCACTGTCGAGGGGCGGGAGCGCTATCCCGTCAATATTCGGTATTCAAGGGAATTACGAAATGACGTGGAAAAGCTCAGGCGTGTACTCGTGCCGGTAATGATGGCAAACCGCCCGGTTGCCCAATCGGCTGCGGGTATGTCCGGCTCACCAGGTCCTCTCCAAATACCCCTGGGGGAGCTTGCAGACATCAGGATTGTCAAAGGCCCTACAGCCATAAAGAGTGAGGAAGGACTCTTGACCTCCTATGTCTATGTAGATTACTCAGGCAGGGATGTGGGTGGTTATGTTGATGAGGCCAAAAAGAAGGTAGCCTCTCTGAAGATCCCCGAAGGCTACCGTCTTTCCTGGAGCGGCGAATATGAATACCTGATTAAGACGCATGAGAGATTGAAACTGGTCATCCCTCTTACGCTCTTCATCATTTTTATCCTGATCTACTTCAATACAAAATCAGTCACGAAAACGGCGATTGTCCTCCTCGCTGTTCCCTTTTCACTGGTCGGTTCATTCTGGCTTCTCTATCTTCTCAATTACAACATGAGTATTGCCGTATGGGTGGGCATCATCGCTCTTGCCGGACTGGATGCGGAAACGGGCGTGGTGATGCTCCTGTATCTTGACCTTGCCTATGAGAAATGGAAAAAGGGGGGGAGAATGAACAACGTGTTTGACCTGAAAGAAGCCATTATGTACGGCGCCGTGAAAAGAATTCGTCCCAAGATTATGACGGTAAGCGTCATTCTTGCGGGCCTTATCCCAATCATGTTCAGCCAAGGCACCGGTGCCGATGTGATGAAACGTATTGCAGCTCCGATGGTAGGTGGAGTTACTACTTCTACAATTCTGGAACTGGCTATTTACCCAGCCATTTACATGATATGGAAAGGGAGAGAGTTCAAAAAGATCAGACCTTAA
- a CDS encoding efflux RND transporter periplasmic adaptor subunit, with the protein MKKMKRKNLVIIAGLILTTGVLFYLSRAGLVSKILKSGTSEPVKTGTLTEHQGHTGGGIQSQAGSDKTQGQTAEEVPTVEIPLEKQQLIGVKTLEVAIKPLQKIIRTVGRIEYDETKLATVNTKIEGWIEKLYVDYTGKYVKKGEPLVEIYSPELFATQQEFISLLKWGARPEIGNQKSETGKMLSRDAEAIVEAAKERLRLWDITDRQIKKIEETGKPIRTMTIYSPVSGYVVQKMAIQGMRVMPGEKLFDVADLSSVWIISDIYEYELSLVKAGQTAVISLSYLPGREFSALIDYVYPSLAGETRTAKVRFTIPNPGGQMKPQMFTNVEIKVKLGKRLVIPEDAVIDTGIRQIVYVDRGEGYFEPREVTLGLKADGMVEVIRGLKIKEKVASSANFLIDSEAKLKGVIR; encoded by the coding sequence ATGAAAAAGATGAAGCGAAAGAATCTTGTAATCATTGCAGGCTTGATCTTGACGACAGGAGTCTTGTTTTATCTTTCCCGAGCGGGTCTCGTTTCTAAAATCTTAAAATCCGGAACTTCAGAACCTGTAAAAACAGGGACTCTAACAGAGCATCAGGGACATACAGGCGGAGGCATACAGTCTCAGGCTGGGTCGGATAAAACACAGGGACAAACGGCAGAGGAAGTTCCAACCGTTGAGATACCCCTCGAAAAACAACAATTGATAGGTGTTAAGACATTGGAGGTAGCCATAAAACCGTTGCAAAAAATTATCAGGACGGTAGGGCGCATTGAATATGATGAAACCAAACTCGCCACTGTCAACACAAAAATCGAGGGATGGATCGAGAAGCTCTATGTGGACTACACAGGCAAGTATGTCAAAAAAGGAGAGCCACTGGTAGAGATTTACAGCCCTGAGCTCTTTGCCACTCAACAGGAATTCATAAGCTTATTAAAGTGGGGGGCGAGACCAGAGATCGGAAATCAGAAATCAGAAACGGGAAAGATGCTCTCAAGAGATGCTGAGGCAATAGTTGAGGCTGCAAAAGAAAGGTTAAGACTCTGGGACATAACGGATAGGCAGATAAAAAAGATAGAGGAGACGGGGAAGCCGATAAGGACGATGACTATCTACAGTCCGGTAAGCGGTTATGTGGTGCAAAAAATGGCCATACAGGGAATGCGTGTGATGCCCGGAGAAAAACTCTTCGATGTTGCCGATTTATCTTCTGTCTGGATCATCTCCGATATCTATGAATATGAGTTGTCGCTTGTAAAAGCGGGACAGACAGCTGTTATCAGTCTCAGCTATTTACCCGGCAGAGAATTTTCCGCGCTCATTGATTATGTCTATCCCAGCCTCGCAGGGGAAACAAGAACAGCAAAGGTAAGATTTACCATCCCCAACCCCGGCGGACAGATGAAACCTCAGATGTTCACCAATGTGGAAATAAAGGTCAAACTCGGTAAAAGGCTTGTCATTCCAGAGGATGCTGTAATTGATACAGGGATAAGACAGATAGTCTATGTTGACAGAGGGGAAGGATATTTCGAGCCGAGGGAAGTTACCCTGGGCCTTAAAGCCGATGGGATGGTGGAGGTTATAAGAGGTCTCAAGATCAAAGAAAAAGTGGCGTCATCAGCTAACTTCCTTATTGATTCAGAGGCAAAACTTAAGGGTGTCATCAGATAA
- a CDS encoding TolC family protein — MHGKRKKYRDSKIQAFKPLISRILVYFTVYCLLTPAANAIAVDLKLQDMIDEALKNNHEILASESRVAVSKYRIPQAKSLPDPMFMFGYQNEGYERYTYGDMLGAQWMFSASQNFPFPGKLSVKEEMAVRDSETLAASYESTRLKTILRVKDIYYNLFLAHKSLDLIRSKAALFSRIEDASLARYSAGMALQQEVLMAQTEKYMLLEKEEMLKQKVQSLEAMLNTTVGRNVNSPLGRPIEPVYTPYPHIMDEQIKTAYENSPEIKFREKMIASAEAKVQMAKKEYYPDFTLGANLYKRRGELDDMWSLTTTINIPIFYRTKQRMAVLEATSALSEARHEIEATKLMLASGIRENYSMLTTTERLMELYKNGLIPKTYQDFEQAIAGYTTGKIEAITVISRLKSFIDYELLYWEQFVEREKAIARLEALTGVRNQ, encoded by the coding sequence ATGCACGGTAAAAGAAAAAAGTACAGAGATTCAAAAATCCAAGCATTCAAACCCCTGATCTCCCGAATCCTCGTATACTTTACTGTTTACTGTCTACTGACTCCTGCCGCAAATGCCATCGCTGTGGATCTAAAACTCCAGGACATGATAGATGAAGCCCTGAAAAACAACCATGAGATACTCGCATCCGAATCAAGGGTAGCAGTCTCAAAGTACAGGATACCACAGGCAAAGAGTCTTCCTGATCCCATGTTTATGTTCGGCTATCAAAATGAGGGATACGAAAGATACACCTACGGTGATATGCTGGGCGCGCAATGGATGTTTTCTGCCTCCCAAAACTTCCCCTTTCCTGGCAAACTGTCAGTAAAGGAAGAAATGGCTGTAAGGGATTCTGAAACCCTTGCAGCATCGTATGAATCTACCAGGCTAAAAACCATACTAAGGGTTAAAGATATCTACTATAACCTCTTCCTTGCCCACAAGAGCCTCGACCTCATAAGGAGCAAAGCCGCACTTTTTTCACGCATAGAAGATGCCTCACTGGCACGGTATTCAGCAGGCATGGCACTCCAGCAGGAGGTGCTGATGGCACAGACGGAAAAATATATGCTCCTCGAAAAAGAAGAGATGCTCAAACAGAAGGTTCAATCCCTGGAGGCAATGCTTAACACAACTGTCGGGAGGAATGTTAACTCTCCCCTTGGCAGACCAATTGAGCCTGTTTATACTCCATATCCCCACATCATGGATGAACAGATTAAAACAGCCTATGAAAATTCTCCCGAAATAAAATTCAGAGAAAAGATGATCGCCAGTGCTGAGGCAAAGGTTCAGATGGCAAAAAAGGAATACTATCCTGATTTTACCCTTGGTGCCAATCTCTATAAGAGAAGGGGAGAGCTTGATGATATGTGGAGCCTTACAACCACAATCAACATTCCCATCTTCTACAGGACAAAGCAGAGGATGGCTGTGCTTGAGGCAACATCCGCCCTCTCAGAAGCAAGGCATGAAATTGAGGCAACTAAACTTATGCTTGCCTCAGGCATAAGGGAAAATTACTCAATGCTCACCACGACAGAGAGACTAATGGAATTATATAAGAATGGTTTGATTCCCAAAACATACCAGGACTTTGAACAGGCTATTGCCGGATATACAACGGGAAAGATCGAGGCCATAACTGTTATCTCGAGGTTAAAATCCTTCATTGACTACGAACTGTTATACTGGGAACAGTTTGTGGAAAGGGAAAAGGCAATAGCGAGGCTTGAGGCTTTAACAGGAGTCAGAAATCAGTAA
- a CDS encoding FixH family protein: MKRLALFSMVLLLMGGIAYAKDYEVKKTAGEYDVEIKIDKSQPVVGNNNIEIGIKDASGKYVTDAKVRVEYSMPAMPGMPAMNYKTDTVLKGYKYRATINLSMSGSWNTSVMITRGGKITKVKFNVDAR, from the coding sequence ATGAAGAGGTTAGCTCTATTTAGTATGGTACTGCTCTTAATGGGAGGCATAGCATACGCAAAGGATTATGAAGTAAAGAAAACAGCAGGGGAGTATGATGTAGAGATAAAGATAGATAAAAGCCAACCTGTTGTGGGCAATAACAATATCGAGATCGGAATTAAAGATGCATCTGGGAAATATGTTACTGACGCAAAGGTAAGAGTTGAATACTCCATGCCGGCAATGCCGGGTATGCCTGCGATGAACTACAAGACAGATACAGTGCTTAAAGGTTATAAGTACAGGGCGACAATCAATCTTTCAATGTCAGGGTCATGGAACACCTCTGTTATGATAACTCGTGGAGGGAAGATAACAAAGGTAAAATTCAATGTGGATGCACGGTAA
- a CDS encoding YgiQ family radical SAM protein, which yields MSSYDVILVLPYPFSDHPSFPEGILKKALEIEGFRVGIIETPCWQKSQSFSLLGRPSLFFGIIPGPVDSIVLNYTSSRKRRREDLYQISGQAYFEGTPPSISNKIRPDRTTIVFANRIREIFKDVPIIIGGLEASLRLFSHYDFQQDKIRRSVLVDSRADAAVIGIGEKQLVSIAHFLAKGGSLEKLNMPGIAMMASQLPAEKGFVELPSFESVQSDRSALIGMQLALERAISEGNGVAQKHGDRYVVAHRSEEYYPSDIDRIYGQTYTRNHLRGSSLTPALQMNIFSITSHRGCCGGCSFCSIAPHQGRKIVSRSQESIVDEVVQLTHHPLWQGYISDIGGASAEMYGVTCQRHSCKKPSCLYPVSCKFFSPAKSYIELLRTCRQVDGVKKIFLGSGIRHDVMVRYPEVLEEIMLHYAGKSLRIAPEHTEDAVLQLMRKPPFSILEEFVNLFRSINKRLKRRIELASYIIIGHPGESFRDVLEMKRKLRALSLRHNDVQIFTPSPGTLSTAMYYTGINASMRPIETEKKIKELCRRKDMINKI from the coding sequence ATGTCTTCATATGATGTTATTCTCGTACTTCCCTATCCATTTTCGGATCACCCCTCTTTTCCTGAAGGGATTCTAAAAAAAGCCCTGGAGATTGAAGGCTTTCGGGTAGGGATTATTGAAACTCCATGCTGGCAGAAAAGCCAATCCTTTTCTTTACTTGGCAGACCCAGTCTCTTTTTTGGCATTATTCCGGGACCTGTTGACTCCATAGTATTAAACTATACCTCGTCCCGAAAGAGGCGAAGAGAAGACCTCTATCAGATAAGTGGGCAGGCATATTTTGAGGGTACACCACCTTCCATCAGCAACAAGATCAGACCGGATCGTACCACTATAGTCTTTGCCAACCGTATCAGAGAGATATTCAAAGATGTCCCCATTATAATCGGGGGTCTTGAAGCCTCACTCCGTCTTTTCTCCCATTATGATTTTCAGCAGGACAAGATCAGGCGTTCCGTACTGGTCGATTCAAGAGCTGACGCAGCGGTCATAGGTATAGGCGAGAAGCAGCTCGTTTCAATCGCCCATTTCCTTGCAAAAGGCGGGTCTTTGGAAAAGCTCAATATGCCCGGAATTGCCATGATGGCCAGTCAGTTACCGGCAGAGAAGGGTTTTGTAGAATTGCCTTCCTTTGAATCAGTGCAATCTGACAGGTCTGCACTGATAGGAATGCAACTCGCACTGGAAAGGGCTATATCCGAAGGAAATGGGGTAGCTCAGAAACACGGAGACCGCTATGTGGTAGCACATAGATCTGAGGAGTATTATCCCTCGGATATTGATCGGATCTACGGGCAAACGTACACCCGCAACCATCTGAGAGGCTCCAGCCTTACACCTGCGCTTCAAATGAATATCTTTTCTATAACCTCCCATCGCGGCTGCTGCGGAGGGTGTTCCTTCTGTTCCATAGCCCCTCACCAGGGAAGAAAAATTGTTTCCCGATCCCAGGAATCTATTGTGGATGAAGTAGTCCAGCTAACCCACCATCCTCTATGGCAGGGATACATTTCAGATATCGGTGGTGCCTCTGCTGAGATGTACGGAGTAACGTGTCAAAGACATTCATGCAAGAAGCCGTCATGCCTCTATCCGGTATCCTGTAAATTCTTTTCTCCGGCAAAGTCATACATAGAACTATTAAGGACGTGCAGACAGGTAGATGGGGTCAAGAAAATATTTCTGGGTTCTGGCATACGCCATGATGTTATGGTGAGATATCCCGAGGTGCTGGAGGAGATTATGCTCCATTATGCCGGCAAATCCCTGCGTATAGCCCCTGAGCACACTGAAGATGCGGTTTTGCAACTGATGAGGAAACCACCTTTTAGTATCCTGGAAGAGTTCGTGAATCTGTTTCGCTCAATCAATAAAAGACTAAAACGTAGGATTGAACTTGCATCTTATATCATTATTGGACATCCTGGAGAGAGTTTCCGTGATGTCCTGGAGATGAAAAGAAAATTGAGGGCACTGAGCTTAAGGCATAATGATGTGCAGATATTTACCCCGAGTCCTGGAACACTTTCAACAGCTATGTACTACACTGGCATTAACGCTTCCATGAGACCCATTGAAACTGAGAAAAAGATAAAAGAACTATGTCGCCGCAAAGATATGATAAACAAAATATAA
- a CDS encoding TetR/AcrR family transcriptional regulator has protein sequence MNYSLDELSPEIQDRIEAAVLDVFAKNNFHEASIRTVAKKARVSLSYIYKYYGNKEKLVLFFADKWLKELTGRMIDHLNGIEEPKEKLRKIFWLCLEFCERKIDEARIMFLNIPLNSWVRDESFKQEKYYKVLSDVLKDGQKSGVFNPDVHPSMLLDIINGILIRRFSMWFSRGEKESLTNDVNKLFEMVWQAISNSRK, from the coding sequence ATGAATTATTCCCTTGACGAGTTAAGTCCTGAGATACAAGATAGAATTGAAGCGGCTGTCCTGGATGTTTTTGCTAAGAATAATTTCCATGAAGCATCCATCCGTACTGTTGCCAAGAAGGCAAGAGTCAGTCTCAGTTACATATATAAATATTACGGGAACAAGGAAAAACTAGTGTTGTTTTTTGCTGATAAATGGCTCAAGGAACTGACCGGGCGTATGATCGATCACCTTAATGGTATTGAGGAACCAAAGGAGAAATTGAGAAAGATATTCTGGTTATGTCTGGAATTCTGTGAGCGAAAAATAGATGAGGCACGGATTATGTTTTTGAACATTCCACTTAATAGTTGGGTAAGAGATGAAAGTTTTAAACAGGAAAAGTACTATAAAGTACTATCAGATGTTCTTAAAGATGGCCAGAAGAGTGGAGTTTTCAATCCGGACGTTCACCCAAGCATGTTACTCGACATCATCAATGGTATTCTTATTAGACGCTTTAGTATGTGGTTTTCCCGGGGAGAAAAAGAAAGCCTGACTAACGATGTTAATAAGTTGTTTGAGATGGTCTGGCAGGCTATTTCTAATTCAAGGAAGTAA
- a CDS encoding ABC transporter substrate-binding protein, producing the protein MKKKLLITMCLSVSTLIFLLSAPSYAGIKDGVTNDLAKIGVMVDMTGPTSNVGVLMALAYRNLVSDINDRGGIHGRKISLIIEDNRYSIPLHISAFKKLVFKDSVFAIMGPVSVGGSRVLFKDIQKNQIPTLPWTPDDSLKVPYKRYVLPVNGFYDTEVGVIFDYIVNTLKPKNLKLAFLTFDVESGMRMKELVKKWADVFGITDIDYEVIPMAVIDVTSQVLTMQRARATHLFIHHVAPGVSATLKDMKRFGFVVPTFGSSAACTEDIMRIAGEATKSFIGATSYSSWHEDYPGMKRARNISMKYNPNAKASYPNRSYLYGWVLAEVLFEGMTKAGKDLDREKLVDALETMRNFDTKGLSSPITYTPTMHYGMTMVKLVKTDPPNQRFIPVTDWKSEPSTK; encoded by the coding sequence ATGAAAAAAAAGTTGCTGATAACCATGTGTCTTTCTGTTTCAACTCTAATCTTCTTGTTAAGTGCACCTTCATACGCTGGAATAAAGGATGGGGTAACGAATGACCTGGCAAAAATTGGGGTAATGGTAGATATGACAGGTCCTACTTCTAATGTCGGAGTTCTGATGGCACTTGCCTATAGAAATCTTGTTTCCGATATAAATGATAGGGGGGGGATACACGGAAGAAAGATTAGTTTAATAATCGAGGATAATCGTTATTCTATACCATTACATATTTCAGCATTTAAGAAACTGGTTTTTAAAGACAGTGTTTTTGCTATCATGGGGCCAGTGAGCGTGGGTGGAAGCAGAGTATTATTTAAGGATATTCAAAAAAACCAAATTCCTACACTGCCGTGGACGCCAGACGACTCACTGAAGGTTCCCTATAAGAGGTACGTTTTGCCGGTGAATGGTTTCTATGATACTGAAGTAGGTGTTATATTTGATTATATTGTAAATACGTTAAAGCCCAAAAACTTGAAGTTAGCCTTTCTCACATTTGATGTTGAATCAGGCATGAGAATGAAGGAACTGGTTAAAAAATGGGCTGACGTGTTTGGGATAACGGACATTGATTACGAGGTCATTCCGATGGCTGTTATAGATGTCACCTCCCAGGTCCTTACGATGCAGAGAGCTCGGGCAACGCATCTCTTTATACATCATGTTGCACCAGGTGTATCTGCCACATTGAAAGACATGAAGAGGTTTGGTTTTGTTGTTCCAACATTTGGATCAAGTGCTGCATGCACAGAGGATATTATGAGGATAGCCGGAGAGGCGACAAAGAGTTTTATTGGTGCCACTTCTTATAGCTCCTGGCATGAGGATTACCCTGGCATGAAGAGGGCTAGAAATATAAGCATGAAATATAACCCTAATGCCAAAGCGTCTTATCCGAACAGGAGTTATCTGTATGGATGGGTTCTCGCTGAAGTTCTTTTTGAAGGAATGACGAAGGCTGGAAAAGATTTGGACAGAGAAAAACTGGTAGACGCTTTAGAAACCATGAGAAATTTTGATACAAAGGGTCTGTCTAGTCCCATAACTTATACCCCAACAATGCATTATGGAATGACTATGGTTAAACTTGTGAAAACGGATCCTCCAAATCAGAGGTTCATACCTGTTACTGATTGGAAGTCGGAACCTTCAACAAAATAG
- a CDS encoding type II toxin-antitoxin system VapC family toxin has product MNIVDSSGWLEYFSGGPNSDNFSTPLQDSSSLIVPVITIYEVFKVVLRESSENEALQVVAAMQKGTIIDLTTSIAMNASKLSIQYRLPMADSIILSTAQSYGCLIWTQDSDFENLPDVKFFPK; this is encoded by the coding sequence ATGAATATCGTCGATTCTTCGGGATGGCTAGAATATTTTTCAGGAGGACCCAATTCGGACAACTTCTCAACCCCTCTTCAAGATTCGTCATCGTTAATTGTACCTGTCATTACCATATATGAAGTGTTCAAAGTGGTGTTACGCGAATCAAGTGAAAATGAGGCTCTTCAAGTCGTAGCTGCGATGCAAAAAGGTACGATTATAGACCTTACCACAAGTATTGCAATGAATGCTTCGAAGTTGAGCATACAGTATAGGCTGCCTATGGCTGACAGTATCATTCTGTCTACGGCTCAATCTTACGGATGTTTGATTTGGACACAAGATTCAGATTTTGAAAATTTACCGGATGTAAAGTTTTTTCCAAAATAA